Sequence from the Segatella copri genome:
CCTGTGGGAACAGGCATCAACCAGACACAGATATCAACTTCTACCGATATCGACTTCAGTCAGTCATATCAGGTATACACCATTGATGGAAAGAAGACCAGCCTCAGCAACGGCTATAAGGGAATCTTAATCATCAAACAAGGTAAGAATGCTAAGAAAATCGTGAAATAACAGAAATCATTAAGCCCATCTTGCATCGTCTGATACAAGATGGGCTTTTTCTTTATGATTTAGCTTGAACCATTTCCAACAAGATTTCTATCAATCTAGGAACACCATACTGTTCTATCTCGTCCTCTTTCACCCAGATATAATCATCAGGGAGCAGGGGGCGGGTTTCTGTTTCCTGCAGATAGAAGTCGGCAAGGAGGACGCGATGGGTAAGTACATGCTTCACATCCTTAGCCAGGAGAAGAGGATTATGGACAAAGGCAGGCAGTTGCGGAGCATCTGATGCGTTATATGGTTCCCACAATCCTTGCCAGATATCACCCTCGCCGCGACGGTGGATAGCCACTTCGCCTTTACACCTTATATATATATAGGAGAGATGGCGCGTTTTCACCTTCAGTGTCTTGTTCTTCACCGGCAACTCCTCTACCCTTCCTGTTCTCAAAGCCTCACAGGTTTCAGCAAGCGGACAGACAAGACATTTTGGAGATTGGGGAGTGCACTGGATAGCTCCGAAATCCATCATGCCCTGATTATAAGATGCAGCATCAGAAGCAGGCAAAAG
This genomic interval carries:
- the mutY gene encoding A/G-specific adenine glycosylase — protein: MNSFSAVIIRWFREYGRDLPWRETKDPYAIWLSEIILQQTRIAQGWEYWERFMKTYPKVEDLAAASEDDVLKLWQGLGYYSRARNLHTAAKQIVELGHFPDTLEGIKALKGVGDYTAAAIGSFAFDIPAAVVDGNVYRVLSRYFGIDTPINSTQGKKEFAALAQSLLPASDAASYNQGMMDFGAIQCTPQSPKCLVCPLAETCEALRTGRVEELPVKNKTLKVKTRHLSYIYIRCKGEVAIHRRGEGDIWQGLWEPYNASDAPQLPAFVHNPLLLAKDVKHVLTHRVLLADFYLQETETRPLLPDDYIWVKEDEIEQYGVPRLIEILLEMVQAKS